A genome region from Hymenobacter tibetensis includes the following:
- a CDS encoding SDR family oxidoreductase yields MRVLITGSNGLLGQKLVSLLRQQPDVELMATSRGSNKLAGLYPEVRFVALDVTNQVQVAAVIGQEQPTHLIHTAAMTNVDECELNQEACWLQNVTAVEHLAAACAAHNVHLTHVSTDFIFSGEKGPLAEDAVPAPINFYGQSKLAAEQVVQSSLGPWVIIRTVLVYGTAHDYGRTNIVLWVRDSLRAGKQIKVVDDQFRTPTLAEDLAKGCWLAARHNATGVYHISSSELLTPYQMALQVATYFKLDSSLITRVDSSTFSQPAKRPPRTGFIISKAQTELGYQPHDFQSGIALLAQQTQES; encoded by the coding sequence ATGCGAGTATTAATCACTGGTTCAAATGGCTTGCTTGGCCAAAAGCTTGTGTCACTGCTTCGACAACAGCCTGACGTGGAACTAATGGCTACTTCGCGTGGCTCCAACAAGCTTGCTGGCCTTTACCCAGAGGTGCGTTTCGTTGCACTTGATGTAACCAATCAGGTGCAAGTGGCGGCCGTGATAGGGCAGGAGCAGCCTACCCACCTCATTCACACGGCGGCAATGACCAACGTCGACGAGTGCGAATTAAACCAAGAGGCTTGTTGGCTGCAAAACGTAACGGCTGTAGAGCACCTAGCAGCAGCTTGCGCCGCTCATAACGTACATCTGACTCACGTTAGCACCGATTTTATTTTTAGCGGTGAAAAAGGCCCTCTTGCCGAAGACGCGGTGCCGGCACCCATTAATTTCTACGGCCAAAGCAAACTTGCTGCCGAGCAAGTTGTGCAGTCCAGCCTCGGCCCGTGGGTGATTATACGCACTGTGCTCGTCTATGGCACCGCGCACGACTACGGCCGTACCAACATCGTACTGTGGGTCCGCGATTCTCTTCGTGCTGGCAAACAGATCAAAGTAGTTGACGATCAGTTTCGCACACCCACATTGGCTGAAGATCTGGCGAAGGGTTGCTGGCTTGCCGCTAGGCATAACGCCACGGGTGTCTATCATATCAGCAGCAGCGAGTTGCTGACCCCTTACCAAATGGCGTTGCAGGTAGCTACTTATTTCAAGCTCGACTCGTCGCTTATTACTAGAGTGGACAGTAGTACGTTTTCTCAGCCAGCTAAACGCCCCCCGCGCACAGGCTTCATCATCAGCAAAGCACAAACGGAGCTAGGCTATCAGCCTCATGACTTCCAGAGTGGCATTGCCCTACTAGCCCAACAGACGCAGGAATCATGA
- a CDS encoding peptidylprolyl isomerase — MNFRFSALLCTVLLLLMGPVLHAAKGPKRSKKDQLVTISTSLGEIKLVLFDATPKHKANFLKLVDSGFYNGTTFHRVIPNFMVQGGDINSKDADPDNDGMGQPDAPTIPAEIRPEFKHKFGAVAAARQGDFVNPERASSSSQFYLVQNHQGTPHLNGQYTVYGQVISGLDVLDKIAAQPKNDRDRPLTDIKMTVKAEKVKKKKITELYGYQY, encoded by the coding sequence GTGAATTTTCGTTTTTCAGCATTGCTGTGCACGGTGCTGTTACTCTTAATGGGGCCCGTGCTGCATGCTGCCAAAGGCCCAAAGCGCAGCAAGAAAGATCAGTTGGTGACTATTAGTACCTCGCTTGGTGAAATCAAACTCGTGCTCTTTGATGCCACGCCAAAGCATAAGGCCAACTTCCTTAAGTTAGTGGATAGCGGCTTCTACAATGGCACTACCTTCCACCGCGTGATTCCTAACTTCATGGTTCAGGGAGGCGACATCAATTCCAAAGACGCTGACCCAGACAATGACGGGATGGGACAGCCTGATGCTCCCACCATTCCAGCCGAAATTCGGCCGGAGTTCAAGCATAAATTTGGCGCCGTTGCTGCCGCTCGTCAGGGCGATTTTGTGAATCCGGAACGAGCTAGTAGCTCTTCGCAGTTCTACCTCGTTCAAAACCATCAGGGTACACCGCACCTCAATGGTCAGTACACTGTGTACGGTCAAGTAATCAGTGGCCTCGATGTGCTCGATAAAATAGCTGCTCAACCCAAAAACGACCGTGACCGTCCGCTTACTGACATCAAAATGACAGTGAAAGCAGAGAAGGTCAAGAAGAAGAAAATCACCGAACTGTACGGGTACCAATACTAG
- a CDS encoding GNAT family N-acetyltransferase, which produces MIETERLLLRPWQAHDRHSLLALLDTDRSRLTLDFPKTLAAVQDAATAANFIEEKIREWHTRAGYQLGVWQKANNQCIGFVSFKNIDWSVPKAELAYLLAATAEGQGLMLEAARASLAWAFERLDLERVYCNARPGNLRSGMLAERLGFRREGLMRHAFRGGDGALHDTILYGLLQSDDRALAAETA; this is translated from the coding sequence ATGATTGAAACGGAACGTTTGCTTTTGCGGCCTTGGCAGGCCCACGACCGACATTCTCTACTTGCTTTGCTAGATACTGACCGTTCTCGCCTGACTCTTGATTTTCCTAAAACGCTAGCAGCCGTACAAGACGCAGCTACCGCTGCGAATTTTATTGAGGAGAAAATTAGGGAGTGGCATACTCGCGCAGGCTATCAATTAGGGGTTTGGCAAAAAGCCAACAACCAATGCATTGGGTTTGTGAGCTTCAAGAACATAGATTGGAGCGTGCCGAAGGCCGAATTAGCGTATCTGTTGGCAGCCACTGCTGAAGGCCAAGGACTAATGCTAGAAGCGGCGCGCGCGAGCTTGGCATGGGCTTTCGAGCGTCTTGACCTAGAGCGTGTGTACTGCAATGCCCGTCCTGGCAATCTTCGTAGTGGAATGCTGGCAGAACGCTTAGGCTTTCGGCGTGAAGGATTGATGCGTCATGCGTTTCGGGGAGGTGACGGAGCACTCCATGACACCATCCTGTACGGGCTGCTCCAATCAGACGATAGGGCACTAGCCGCCGAAACAGCTTAA
- the hemC gene encoding hydroxymethylbilane synthase, producing the protein MADATSVVGGSYLNSGFVLVKKPVRIGTRGSRLALWQANHVASCLEQAGIMTEIVIITTTGDVVLDRSLDKIGAKGVFTEELEVGLRTGHIDIAVHSAKDVQSSIPADLELLAFMEREQVNDVVVSFQTDLDLHKPGLVLGTSSTRRKAMLKRFLPNSTTAEARGNLQTRLRKLEEGQYDALVLAYAGVHRMEYDALIRHTLPETQFVPATGQGSVAIECARSLESDLKAELQRILDHGPTHICLAAERAFLRTMEGGCSIPSFALATLTTAGTVQLHGGLISLDGEQLLEEIQSAVTTAADALGVQVAEKILASGGQQILESIREARTPV; encoded by the coding sequence ATGGCTGACGCTACAAGTGTAGTGGGCGGCTCTTATTTAAACTCTGGATTCGTACTCGTGAAAAAGCCCGTTCGTATTGGCACCCGAGGTAGCCGCTTGGCGCTATGGCAAGCTAACCACGTAGCCTCTTGCCTAGAGCAAGCTGGCATCATGACTGAAATTGTCATCATCACCACTACCGGTGACGTGGTGCTCGACCGTTCGCTCGATAAGATAGGAGCGAAAGGCGTATTCACTGAGGAATTGGAAGTAGGCTTGCGTACCGGCCACATAGATATTGCAGTGCATAGCGCCAAGGATGTGCAAAGCAGTATTCCTGCTGATCTAGAACTGTTGGCGTTTATGGAGCGCGAGCAAGTGAACGATGTAGTTGTGAGTTTTCAAACCGACCTTGATCTGCACAAGCCAGGTTTGGTATTGGGCACCAGCAGCACCCGCCGCAAGGCTATGCTAAAGCGCTTCCTACCGAACTCTACCACGGCCGAAGCCCGCGGCAACCTACAAACCCGTCTGCGCAAGTTGGAAGAGGGCCAGTATGACGCCCTGGTACTAGCCTACGCCGGTGTGCACCGCATGGAATACGACGCCCTTATTCGGCATACCCTCCCCGAAACGCAGTTTGTGCCAGCCACTGGCCAAGGCAGCGTGGCCATTGAATGTGCCCGCAGTTTGGAATCAGACCTGAAGGCGGAACTCCAGCGCATTCTCGACCATGGGCCCACCCATATTTGTTTGGCGGCAGAGCGGGCTTTCTTGCGCACCATGGAAGGTGGGTGCAGCATCCCTTCCTTTGCGCTAGCCACTCTCACCACTGCTGGTACTGTTCAACTGCACGGTGGCCTTATCAGCCTCGATGGCGAGCAGCTTTTAGAGGAAATACAGTCGGCTGTTACTACGGCGGCTGATGCGCTTGGCGTTCAAGTAGCTGAAAAGATTCTGGCTAGTGGAGGGCAGCAAATCCTGGAAAGCATCCGCGAAGCACGCACACCCGTCTAG
- a CDS encoding DNA polymerase III subunit, protein MRFSDIPGQQQVKQVLVQSVRRNHVAHAQLFRGAEGSPALALTLAYGTFLNCESRGPAAEDSCGQCPSCQKIDKLIHPDLNFIVPVTTTKTVAKDATSNKFMAEWRSFVLDNPYQGLNDWMQHIGAENKQGSISKEESLQLLKLVSLKAFEAQFKIVIVWLPELMHPAAANAVLKLLEEPPPATVFLLVSYAPEQLLPTIISRVQPVVVRPLPENELTTWLHTAHDIPEVKARQLAQLAEGNPGVALAAQQAATADHDYFTLFVKWMRLCYSNNVGEMLAISDEFQKLGRENQKEFVQFALGLLRKVLLYGLDPLLVPHLPAAEQQFINGFSRFVTPRNADPLARELNEAHYHIERNANPRMVFVDVSLRVAELLKNAA, encoded by the coding sequence ATGCGTTTTTCTGATATTCCTGGTCAACAGCAGGTCAAACAAGTATTGGTGCAATCGGTGCGGCGCAACCATGTGGCGCACGCGCAGTTGTTTCGGGGAGCTGAAGGGTCGCCGGCGCTAGCCCTGACGCTGGCGTATGGCACCTTCCTGAACTGTGAGTCTCGGGGCCCCGCAGCCGAGGATTCGTGTGGGCAATGCCCGAGCTGTCAGAAAATCGACAAGCTCATCCATCCCGACCTAAACTTCATTGTGCCCGTGACGACCACCAAAACAGTGGCCAAGGACGCAACTAGCAACAAGTTCATGGCGGAGTGGCGCAGTTTTGTGCTCGACAATCCATACCAAGGCCTTAATGATTGGATGCAGCACATTGGTGCTGAAAACAAGCAAGGAAGTATTTCCAAAGAAGAAAGCTTGCAATTACTGAAGCTAGTTTCGTTGAAAGCTTTCGAGGCCCAATTCAAAATTGTGATTGTCTGGTTGCCAGAACTGATGCATCCGGCCGCCGCTAATGCAGTGCTAAAATTGCTGGAGGAGCCGCCGCCAGCTACCGTGTTTTTATTGGTGAGTTATGCTCCCGAGCAGTTACTGCCTACCATCATTAGCCGTGTGCAGCCGGTAGTGGTGCGCCCATTACCAGAAAACGAGCTAACCACTTGGCTACACACTGCGCACGATATTCCGGAGGTGAAAGCCAGGCAGTTGGCTCAACTAGCGGAGGGTAACCCTGGAGTTGCTCTAGCTGCTCAGCAAGCCGCCACCGCCGACCACGACTACTTCACGCTGTTTGTGAAATGGATGCGCTTGTGCTACAGCAACAATGTAGGTGAGATGCTAGCCATCAGCGACGAATTTCAGAAGCTAGGCCGAGAAAACCAGAAGGAGTTCGTGCAATTTGCTTTAGGGCTTTTGCGCAAGGTGCTGCTCTACGGCCTCGACCCACTACTGGTGCCTCACTTGCCGGCGGCCGAACAGCAGTTCATCAACGGCTTCAGCCGCTTTGTTACGCCCCGGAACGCCGACCCGCTTGCCCGCGAATTAAACGAAGCACACTACCATATCGAACGCAATGCTAACCCTCGCATGGTATTCGTGGATGTATCGTTGCGGGTGGCTGAACTGCTAAAAAACGCGGCCTAG
- a CDS encoding GlmU family protein: MRVLLFDDPAIRPHLLPFTFTRPVAALRCGILTLAEKWQHRLQLPIAYLTERYLQAKYPAGSVTGPALVINGAICPDEVLTKQVQKLQAGEALYYKEMLVAAHLADASLVAELIQDGFQKTHEVVEPVTTIREVWHLFLYNGAEIRRDFDLLTKGRQSAPVGDAHTIVYAPENIFIEPGVKIRAAILNAERGPIYLGKDSQIHEGAIISGPLALGEGSHINPGAKMRGDNTVGPFCKVGGEVTNSIFFGYSNKGHDGYVGNSVIGEWCNLGADTNTSNLKNNYAAVKIWSHMAGRFVNTGQQFCGLMMGDHSKCGINTMFNTGTVVGVAANIFGAGFPRTFIPSFSWGGAAGFETFKLPKVTEVAERVMARRQLEYDAVEQAIMQQVYEDTAKDRVWERSVHKE; the protein is encoded by the coding sequence ATGCGCGTTCTGCTCTTCGACGACCCGGCCATTCGGCCGCACTTGCTGCCTTTCACTTTCACGCGGCCCGTGGCAGCCTTGCGCTGCGGCATCCTGACGCTGGCTGAAAAATGGCAGCACCGTCTGCAACTGCCTATTGCCTACCTCACAGAGCGCTACCTGCAAGCGAAGTATCCCGCTGGTTCCGTCACAGGCCCTGCCCTGGTAATCAACGGAGCCATATGCCCCGACGAGGTACTTACCAAGCAAGTACAAAAACTTCAAGCGGGAGAAGCGTTGTATTACAAGGAGATGCTCGTGGCGGCTCATCTGGCCGATGCTTCGTTGGTAGCGGAGCTGATCCAAGACGGTTTCCAGAAAACGCACGAAGTAGTAGAGCCTGTTACCACCATTCGGGAAGTGTGGCACTTGTTTTTGTATAACGGAGCGGAAATCCGCCGCGACTTTGACCTACTAACCAAAGGCCGCCAATCGGCGCCCGTAGGGGATGCGCATACCATCGTGTATGCGCCAGAAAACATCTTTATTGAGCCTGGTGTCAAAATTCGAGCGGCTATTCTGAATGCGGAAAGGGGGCCCATTTACCTCGGTAAAGATTCGCAGATACACGAAGGCGCTATCATCAGTGGTCCGCTGGCGTTAGGCGAAGGTTCTCACATCAACCCCGGCGCCAAAATGCGCGGTGATAATACGGTAGGGCCGTTTTGCAAAGTAGGAGGAGAGGTGACGAACAGCATATTTTTCGGGTATAGCAACAAAGGCCACGATGGCTATGTAGGCAACTCGGTAATTGGCGAGTGGTGCAACCTTGGGGCTGACACCAACACGTCCAACCTGAAAAACAACTACGCCGCTGTTAAAATTTGGAGCCATATGGCAGGCCGCTTCGTGAACACCGGACAGCAGTTTTGTGGCCTCATGATGGGTGACCACAGCAAGTGCGGCATCAACACGATGTTCAACACGGGCACGGTAGTAGGAGTGGCGGCCAATATTTTTGGGGCAGGCTTCCCGCGTACATTCATCCCGAGCTTCAGCTGGGGTGGAGCAGCCGGTTTCGAGACGTTCAAGCTGCCCAAGGTAACAGAGGTAGCAGAGCGTGTGATGGCTCGCCGCCAACTGGAATATGATGCTGTGGAGCAGGCCATCATGCAGCAGGTATATGAGGATACCGCCAAGGACCGGGTCTGGGAAAGATCAGTACATAAAGAGTAA
- a CDS encoding type B 50S ribosomal protein L31 — MKKNIHPEYREVVFQDTSSGFKFITRSTMNSNETVTMEDGKSYPVIKVEVSSESHPFYTGKNVLLDTAGRVEKFRNRYQKK, encoded by the coding sequence ATGAAAAAGAACATTCACCCCGAGTATCGCGAAGTCGTGTTTCAGGACACGTCGAGCGGATTTAAATTCATCACTCGCTCGACGATGAACTCCAACGAGACCGTCACGATGGAAGACGGTAAGAGCTACCCCGTCATCAAGGTGGAAGTGAGCAGCGAGTCGCACCCTTTCTACACCGGCAAGAACGTGCTTCTTGACACTGCTGGCCGCGTAGAGAAATTCCGCAACCGCTACCAGAAAAAATAA
- the rdgB gene encoding RdgB/HAM1 family non-canonical purine NTP pyrophosphatase: MRLCFASNNAHKLDEIKPLLPAGTELLSLADIGCQEELPETQDTLSGNARQKALYVWEHYGVSCFADDTGLEVTALGGAPGVYSARYAGPQRLAADNVAKLLHELQGHPDRSAQFRTVIALVLPDGAVHEFAGVVKGSITETSRGGGRFGYDPVFQPAEGNGRTFAEMSTTEKNQISHRARAVAGLVKFLGDAAE, encoded by the coding sequence ATGCGCCTTTGCTTTGCTTCCAATAATGCCCACAAGCTCGATGAAATCAAGCCGTTGCTCCCAGCAGGAACCGAGTTGCTGAGCTTAGCTGACATTGGCTGCCAGGAGGAGCTTCCTGAAACCCAGGATACCTTGTCCGGCAATGCCCGCCAAAAGGCCCTTTATGTGTGGGAACATTACGGGGTGTCGTGCTTCGCCGACGATACTGGCTTGGAAGTAACTGCCCTAGGCGGTGCACCTGGCGTGTACTCGGCACGCTACGCAGGCCCACAGCGCCTAGCTGCCGACAACGTTGCGAAGTTGCTTCACGAACTACAAGGCCACCCGGATCGGTCGGCTCAGTTTCGAACCGTAATAGCCCTGGTGCTGCCTGATGGCGCTGTGCACGAATTTGCGGGGGTGGTGAAAGGCAGTATCACGGAAACTAGCAGGGGAGGGGGTCGCTTTGGCTACGACCCCGTTTTTCAGCCAGCAGAAGGTAATGGTCGGACCTTTGCTGAGATGAGCACCACTGAAAAAAACCAAATCAGCCACCGTGCCCGGGCTGTTGCAGGCTTAGTCAAGTTCCTGGGAGACGCAGCAGAGTAG
- a CDS encoding uridine kinase family protein, translating to MQHPFIVGITGGSASGKTTFLRRLLASFPEEEICLISQDNYYHPRESQQVDAQGVTNFDLPSSIDSVAYATDVLRLSQGLEVRRPEYTFNNPDAVVRELVFQPAPIVVVEGIFVFYFEEVAKLLNLKVYIDAEEHVKLQRRIVRDRDERGYDLEDVLYRYTNHVAPTYEKYIKPFKQDADIVIPNNRHFDRGLEVLVSFLKSKIVR from the coding sequence ATGCAACATCCTTTCATCGTCGGCATCACCGGCGGCAGCGCCTCGGGCAAGACCACCTTTTTGCGCCGGCTGCTGGCCTCGTTTCCCGAAGAGGAAATCTGCCTGATTTCGCAAGACAATTACTACCACCCGCGGGAAAGCCAGCAGGTTGATGCGCAAGGCGTCACTAACTTCGACTTGCCTTCCAGCATTGACTCGGTGGCTTACGCAACTGATGTTCTACGCCTGAGCCAAGGGTTGGAAGTACGGCGGCCGGAGTACACGTTCAACAACCCTGACGCGGTGGTGAGAGAACTGGTATTTCAGCCAGCTCCTATCGTGGTAGTAGAGGGCATCTTTGTTTTCTACTTCGAGGAAGTGGCGAAGCTCCTGAACCTGAAAGTGTACATTGATGCTGAAGAGCACGTGAAGCTACAGCGCCGCATCGTGCGCGACCGGGACGAGCGGGGTTACGACCTAGAGGACGTACTCTACCGCTACACCAACCACGTAGCCCCGACCTACGAGAAGTATATCAAGCCATTCAAGCAAGACGCCGACATCGTCATCCCAAACAACCGGCATTTCGACCGGGGCTTAGAGGTGCTAGTGTCGTTTCTGAAGTCCAAGATTGTAAGGTAG
- the secDF gene encoding protein translocase subunit SecDF produces MRNKGLIIGLTIIVSALCIYFLTFTFISRRVQNDAVVYATKNGQVNQQQRQHYLDSVWRAPVTSLLGVDYTYRDVRSSELGLGLDLKGGMHVTLEVSPVEIVRAMSGNTKDPKFNQALERAQVAQKANPSTPFTALFAQAYRDVAPGENLARIFANTTNKSRGIDINSSNEKVIGAIDKEVEEAIDRSFNILRTRIDKFGTSQPSIQRVKGTGRIQVELPGVDNPDRVRKLLQGQAKLEFWEVWRQDEFGPYLQQLDQALIAKEKTVTPATAAATTTGTTADAAAAKGDSSSLASQLANKKAAATAKADSTKPQQNSVLARLFTMPIPGQLGVNLRDTARVNAILRSDEARAILPPNLTMLWSVKPEVIEGQEYLKLNAIRKTPGTEAPLGGEVVADARQDYDQGGRPEVSMAMNPSGAKRWQKMTGANIGRQVGIVLDDYVYSDPVVQSEIAGGNTSISGNFSIEEAQDLSNVLKAGKLPAPTRIVEEAVVGPSLGQEAINQGLYSSLAGLVIIMAFMALYYGRAGMVADAALLFNSFLILGVLAQFSFALTLPGIAGLILVFASSVDANVLIFERIREELDHGLTLQDAIAKGYSRAFSAIFDSNVMTLIIALILFIFGTGPVQNFAVTLLIGIFTSFLSAVYISRLIIEWLVKGKTVSKMTFSTFLSRKLFTNMNFDIVGKRKIAYAFSTIFIVVGFVLMAVQGGPNLGVDFRGGRAYVVDFAKPEVASDVREAVTEAFQGAGTEVKTFGNANRLRITTGYLSDDESVAADKKTRDALLVGLKKYNVADKQIVSTSKVGATIADDIKRTSVLSLGLTLLGIFIYVLFRFEKWQYSMAAVVALFHDALLVIACYPIARLFGLNYEMDQIFVAAVLTIIGFSMNDTVVIYDRIREYLRENPKLTFAQVVNPALNSTFSRTMITFTTLFLVVLVLYIFGGETLRSFSFAMLVGIIFGTYSSLFIATPIILDTYGRKEARERGTDLSTKITDDTDAPKLSTASV; encoded by the coding sequence ATGCGTAATAAAGGACTTATCATCGGGTTGACGATCATCGTGTCGGCCCTGTGTATCTACTTTCTGACCTTCACGTTTATTTCACGTCGGGTTCAAAACGATGCCGTGGTGTATGCCACGAAGAACGGGCAAGTAAACCAACAGCAGCGCCAGCACTATCTGGACTCGGTGTGGCGCGCCCCCGTTACCAGCCTGCTCGGTGTTGATTATACCTACCGGGATGTACGCTCTTCCGAGTTAGGCCTTGGCCTCGACTTGAAAGGTGGCATGCACGTAACACTGGAAGTTTCGCCGGTGGAGATTGTGCGCGCCATGAGCGGCAACACCAAAGATCCTAAGTTCAACCAAGCCCTCGAGCGGGCACAGGTTGCTCAAAAGGCAAATCCGTCCACGCCCTTCACGGCGCTGTTCGCACAAGCATACCGCGACGTAGCACCCGGTGAAAACCTGGCCCGCATCTTCGCAAACACCACCAACAAGAGCCGCGGCATCGACATCAACTCCAGCAACGAGAAGGTGATTGGCGCTATCGACAAGGAAGTAGAAGAAGCCATTGACCGTTCGTTCAACATTCTGCGGACTCGGATAGACAAGTTTGGCACCAGCCAGCCGAGCATTCAGCGCGTGAAAGGCACCGGCCGTATCCAAGTGGAACTGCCCGGCGTTGACAACCCAGACCGGGTACGTAAGCTGTTGCAAGGCCAGGCCAAATTAGAGTTCTGGGAAGTGTGGCGCCAAGACGAGTTTGGTCCTTATCTCCAGCAACTCGATCAGGCGCTGATTGCCAAAGAAAAAACCGTTACCCCTGCTACCGCTGCAGCCACTACCACCGGAACCACCGCCGACGCTGCCGCTGCTAAAGGCGACTCCAGCTCCCTGGCCAGCCAGTTGGCTAACAAGAAAGCCGCTGCTACCGCTAAAGCTGATTCCACTAAGCCCCAGCAAAATTCGGTGTTGGCTCGTCTGTTCACGATGCCAATTCCTGGCCAATTAGGTGTAAACCTGCGCGACACAGCCCGGGTGAACGCCATCCTGCGTTCCGATGAGGCTCGCGCTATTTTGCCTCCTAACCTGACCATGTTGTGGAGCGTGAAGCCCGAGGTAATTGAAGGCCAAGAGTACTTGAAGCTGAATGCCATCCGGAAAACACCTGGCACTGAAGCGCCCCTGGGCGGTGAGGTAGTAGCGGATGCTCGGCAGGATTACGACCAGGGTGGCCGCCCCGAAGTGAGCATGGCCATGAACCCTTCGGGCGCTAAGCGGTGGCAGAAAATGACCGGCGCCAACATCGGCCGCCAGGTAGGCATCGTGCTCGACGACTATGTGTACTCTGATCCGGTGGTGCAGTCGGAAATTGCAGGTGGCAACACTAGCATCTCGGGCAACTTCTCGATTGAGGAGGCGCAAGACCTTTCCAACGTACTGAAAGCAGGTAAGCTGCCCGCTCCTACTCGCATTGTGGAAGAAGCAGTAGTGGGTCCGTCGCTCGGTCAGGAAGCCATCAACCAGGGTCTGTATTCTTCGCTGGCTGGTTTGGTTATCATCATGGCATTCATGGCGCTCTACTACGGCCGTGCTGGTATGGTAGCCGATGCCGCGTTGCTCTTCAACAGCTTCCTGATTCTGGGCGTACTGGCGCAGTTTTCCTTCGCCCTCACGCTGCCCGGCATTGCCGGTTTGATTCTGGTATTCGCTTCGTCGGTGGATGCCAACGTGTTGATCTTCGAGCGTATTCGGGAAGAATTAGACCACGGTCTGACCTTGCAGGATGCTATTGCCAAAGGGTACTCACGCGCTTTCTCGGCCATCTTCGACTCCAACGTGATGACGTTGATTATCGCCTTGATCCTGTTCATCTTCGGAACGGGTCCGGTGCAGAACTTCGCCGTAACGCTGCTGATTGGTATTTTCACCTCGTTCCTATCGGCCGTGTACATCTCGCGCCTGATTATCGAGTGGCTGGTGAAAGGCAAGACGGTAAGCAAGATGACGTTCTCGACCTTCCTTTCGCGGAAGCTGTTCACCAACATGAACTTCGACATCGTGGGCAAGCGTAAGATTGCCTACGCCTTCTCTACTATCTTCATTGTAGTAGGATTTGTGCTGATGGCCGTGCAGGGTGGTCCAAACCTGGGTGTTGACTTCCGTGGTGGCCGGGCGTATGTAGTTGATTTCGCTAAGCCTGAAGTGGCGTCCGATGTTCGCGAAGCCGTAACCGAAGCTTTCCAAGGTGCTGGTACCGAAGTGAAAACGTTCGGCAATGCTAACCGTCTGCGCATTACTACCGGCTACCTCTCTGATGACGAAAGCGTAGCTGCTGATAAGAAAACTCGCGATGCTTTACTAGTTGGCTTGAAGAAGTATAATGTCGCAGATAAGCAAATTGTTAGCACCTCGAAAGTAGGCGCTACCATTGCCGACGACATCAAACGCACTTCGGTGTTGAGTTTGGGCCTGACGCTGCTCGGTATCTTTATTTACGTATTGTTCCGCTTCGAGAAGTGGCAGTATTCGATGGCGGCGGTAGTAGCCTTGTTCCACGATGCGCTGCTGGTTATTGCCTGCTATCCAATTGCCCGTCTATTCGGTTTGAACTACGAAATGGACCAGATTTTCGTAGCAGCCGTCTTGACCATCATTGGTTTCTCGATGAACGACACCGTAGTTATCTACGACCGTATTCGGGAATACTTGCGGGAGAACCCCAAGCTGACGTTCGCGCAAGTAGTGAACCCGGCGTTGAACAGCACGTTCTCGCGCACCATGATTACGTTCACTACGCTGTTCTTGGTGGTGTTGGTACTCTACATCTTCGGGGGTGAAACGTTGCGCTCCTTCTCGTTCGCTATGTTAGTAGGTATCATTTTCGGTACGTATTCGTCGCTGTTTATTGCCACGCCGATTATCCTTGATACTTACGGCCGCAAGGAAGCCCGCGAGCGGGGCACCGACCTCTCCACCAAAATCACCGACGATACCGACGCTCCTAAGCTCTCGACAGCATCGGTGTAA
- a CDS encoding RNA polymerase sigma factor — MDSALLIEILAGCQKLEQASQRRLYMLYYSYSFSVCLRYLHDRDVALETVNDGFMKVFQELPRFDVARHADISGSLRGWIRKIMVHTAIDRFRATSRLVFQSDLDTVAGSYVDNSHTPLDALSFEELLHLIGQLTPAYRAVFNMYVIDGYTHEEIAKQLTISVGASKSNLFKAREHLKTMLKKSKHHAYAKYVG; from the coding sequence ATGGATTCTGCGCTGCTCATCGAAATCCTGGCCGGCTGCCAAAAGCTGGAACAGGCCAGTCAACGACGGCTGTATATGCTGTATTATAGCTACAGCTTCAGCGTATGCCTGCGCTACCTCCACGACCGGGATGTGGCCCTGGAAACCGTGAATGATGGCTTCATGAAGGTTTTTCAGGAGCTACCACGCTTTGATGTGGCACGGCATGCAGATATATCAGGCTCTTTGCGCGGCTGGATTCGCAAGATTATGGTACACACCGCCATCGACCGGTTTCGAGCTACCTCCCGTCTCGTCTTCCAATCCGACTTAGACACTGTAGCCGGCTCCTACGTCGACAACAGCCATACTCCACTCGACGCCCTGTCTTTTGAAGAGTTGCTGCACCTGATTGGGCAGCTCACACCCGCTTATCGCGCCGTGTTCAACATGTACGTCATTGACGGCTACACGCACGAGGAAATTGCCAAGCAACTAACTATTTCGGTCGGTGCTTCCAAGTCGAACCTTTTCAAGGCGCGGGAGCACTTAAAAACGATGCTTAAAAAAAGTAAACACCATGCCTACGCCAAATATGTCGGATGA